TACGAAAAGGGAAAAGCTGCGGGATGAATAATGAAGAAATCACACAATTATTTCATATTCTTTTGGAGGAGTAGTTATGCTGGTAGAAATGGAACATGTAAAAAAGCATTATAAAGGTTTTGAACTTGACTGTTCACTGAATGTGGAGGAAGGACGCGTAACCGGGCTCATAGGGCCGAACGGCGCGGGAAAGAGTACGGCGTTTAAATCTATACTTGGCCTGATAGGCATAGACGGGGGAAGCGCCGTTGTGTTGGGAAAGCAGGCAGAACAGCTTTCCACGGAGGAAAGGGAGCAGATCGGAGTCGTGCTTTCGGATTCCGGATTCAGCGGTTATCTGACAGTGAATGATATCATCCCTGTACTTAACAATCTGTACCGCAGGTTTGACAGAGATCATTTTTTGAGAATGTGTGAAGAATTTAATATACCCCGCAGCAAAAAGTTAAAGGAATTTTCTACGGGAATGAAAGCAAAACTCCAGGTGATCAGCGCAATGTGCCACGGCGCACGTCTTCTTATTCTCGATGAACCGACGGCAGGTCTGGATGTGATCGCAAGAGATGAACTGCTGGATCTGCTCCGTGGTTACATGGAAGAGGGAGACCGTTCGATCCTTATCAGCTCCCATATATCCAGTGACCTGGAAGGATTATGTGATGATCTGTACATGATCGTGGACGGAAGGATCACATTCCATGAAGATACAGATGTACTTCTGGATCAATATGGAATATTGAAGCTGACAGAAGAGCAGTACGATAAGATAGACAAGGAGTATATACTGGCCCGGAAGAAGGAAGGCTTCGGAATAAGCTGTCTGACTGCGCATAAGCAGTTTTACATGGAAAATTACCGTGATATCGTGATTGAAAAGGGAAGCATTGACAAGGTGATTACAATGATGATTCGAGGTGAAGCATAATGAAAGGATTACTGATCAAAGATTTCAAACTGTTGAAAGGCCAGAAAAACTTCTTCTTTATTGTCTGTCTGGTGGGGGTCATGCTGATGGTGACAAGCGCAAGCCCTTCTTATGTTATAAGTTATATGACTTTCGTGTTTTCCATGTTTACGCTCAGTTCTGTCAGCTACGATGAGTACGACAACGGTCTTGCATTTCTGTTCTGTCTGCCGGTCACCCGGAAGAAGTATGTGAGGGAAAAGTATGTATTCGGGTTTCTGCTTGGAGGAACGGCGTGG
This is a stretch of genomic DNA from [Clostridium] hylemonae DSM 15053. It encodes these proteins:
- a CDS encoding ATP-binding cassette domain-containing protein is translated as MVEMEHVKKHYKGFELDCSLNVEEGRVTGLIGPNGAGKSTAFKSILGLIGIDGGSAVVLGKQAEQLSTEEREQIGVVLSDSGFSGYLTVNDIIPVLNNLYRRFDRDHFLRMCEEFNIPRSKKLKEFSTGMKAKLQVISAMCHGARLLILDEPTAGLDVIARDELLDLLRGYMEEGDRSILISSHISSDLEGLCDDLYMIVDGRITFHEDTDVLLDQYGILKLTEEQYDKIDKEYILARKKEGFGISCLTAHKQFYMENYRDIVIEKGSIDKVITMMIRGEA